In Molothrus aeneus isolate 106 chromosome 11, BPBGC_Maene_1.0, whole genome shotgun sequence, a genomic segment contains:
- the AGRP gene encoding agouti-related protein yields the protein MLNVLLLCCGLLQGIQAVLDLRTADLSCGHVQKASGGLERVDRARQASLQRKGKEASAEPAGTLPRLGFEQMALGVQEADGDLVQRGSLLEPQTSSTELQAEGREERSPRRCVRLLESCLGHQIPCCDPCATCYCRFFNAFCYCRKISTSFPCGKN from the exons ATGCTGAacgtgctgctgctgtgctgtgggctgctgcaggggatccaggctgtgctggatctCAGGACTGCTGACCTCAGCTGTGGCCACGTGCAGAAGGCGAGCGGCGGGCTGGAGCGGGTGGACAGAGCCCGCCAGGCCAGCCTGCAGCGCAAGGGCAAGGAGGCGTCTGCGGAGCCGGCAG GAACTCTCCCAAGGCTGGGGTTTGAGCAGATGGCCTTGGGGGTCCAAGAAGCTGATGGTGACCTTGTGCAGAGAGGCAGCCTGCTGGAACCACAG ACATCATCCACAGAGCTGCAAGCTGAGGGCCGTGAGGAGCGCTCCCCCCGCCGCTGTGTCCGTCTCCTGGAGTCCTGCCTGGGCCACCAGATCCCCTGCTGTGACCCCTGTGCCACCTGCTACTGCCGCTTCTTCAATGCCTTTTGCTACTGCAGGAAAATCAGcaccagcttcccctgcggcaAGAACTAG